In Neorhodopirellula lusitana, one genomic interval encodes:
- a CDS encoding DUF1501 domain-containing protein has protein sequence MNKHPFSQSNSNVNPEALRAQLGRRSFLAQGGFNIGAIAASTMLGSETTLADSIKRSLPHFAPKAKRVIFLTQSGGPSQIELFEDKPELAALAGTKLPDSIRQGQRLTGMTKGKPQLILPSLAKVSRHGQSGATVGEWLPHTASIADELCFVKSMVTDQINHAPAMTKFLTGHQLAGRPSFGSWASYGLGSMNRNLPDYIVLISRMKRPSDQPLYDHYWGSGFLPSKHQGVKLRSAKDPVLYLQDPDGFPKSLRREMLSSLGAINRDHHAEMLDPEIQTRIEQYEMAFRMQTSIPELADLSDEPESTFEMYGPDSRRPGSYAANCILARRLAERDVRFIQLFHPDWDHHSRLGAWCVSRCVDTDQPSAALIKDLKQRGLLDDTLVIWGGEFGRSVAGQGKWDDPEAGRDHHPRCFTVWMAGGGIKPGMTHGATDEFSYNVVENPVHVRDLHATALNLMGIDHERFTHRFQGLDFKLTGVESSKVITDLIS, from the coding sequence ATGAATAAGCATCCTTTCTCCCAATCCAATTCAAACGTGAATCCGGAAGCTCTCCGTGCCCAACTGGGACGCCGCAGCTTCTTGGCCCAAGGTGGATTCAATATTGGTGCGATCGCGGCCAGCACCATGCTGGGATCAGAAACGACGCTAGCCGATTCGATCAAACGATCTTTACCGCACTTCGCCCCGAAAGCCAAACGGGTCATTTTCCTAACCCAGTCCGGTGGCCCGTCCCAAATCGAACTGTTTGAAGACAAACCGGAACTGGCGGCATTGGCGGGCACGAAACTTCCCGACAGCATTCGCCAGGGTCAACGGCTTACCGGCATGACCAAGGGCAAGCCCCAGTTGATCCTACCATCACTGGCAAAGGTTTCCCGTCATGGCCAATCTGGCGCCACCGTGGGTGAATGGTTGCCCCACACCGCATCGATTGCAGATGAACTGTGCTTCGTCAAATCGATGGTTACTGATCAAATCAATCATGCTCCCGCCATGACCAAGTTCCTAACCGGTCATCAATTGGCAGGTCGTCCCAGTTTCGGCAGTTGGGCAAGTTACGGCCTGGGCAGCATGAACCGAAACCTGCCTGACTACATCGTCTTGATCTCGCGAATGAAGCGTCCCAGTGATCAACCGCTATACGATCACTACTGGGGCAGTGGGTTTCTGCCATCGAAGCATCAAGGCGTCAAACTACGAAGTGCCAAAGATCCAGTCTTGTACCTACAAGACCCCGATGGCTTTCCCAAGTCACTACGTCGAGAAATGCTCAGCAGCCTTGGTGCGATCAACCGCGACCACCATGCCGAAATGCTGGACCCCGAAATCCAAACGCGAATCGAACAATACGAAATGGCGTTTCGGATGCAAACCAGCATCCCCGAACTAGCCGACCTCAGCGACGAGCCCGAATCCACCTTTGAAATGTATGGCCCTGATTCGCGTCGCCCCGGCAGCTATGCGGCTAACTGCATTCTGGCTCGACGGCTAGCCGAGCGTGACGTGCGATTCATCCAACTGTTCCATCCGGACTGGGACCATCATTCCCGCTTAGGTGCATGGTGCGTTTCCAGGTGCGTCGACACCGATCAACCCAGTGCCGCCCTGATCAAGGATCTCAAACAACGCGGATTGCTCGACGACACGCTGGTCATCTGGGGCGGCGAATTCGGACGGAGTGTTGCCGGGCAAGGCAAATGGGACGATCCCGAGGCAGGCCGCGACCACCACCCGCGTTGCTTCACCGTATGGATGGCCGGCGGCGGCATCAAGCCCGGCATGACCCATGGCGCAACCGACGAATTCAGCTACAACGTCGTCGAAAACCCGGTCCATGTTCGCGATCTGCACGCCACGGCTTTGAACCTGATGGGCATCGACCACGAACGCTTCACGCA